A DNA window from Alkaliphilus flagellatus contains the following coding sequences:
- a CDS encoding UvrB/UvrC motif-containing protein — protein MICEECKSKDSTVHMTKFINGKKEEINLCEECAKKKEISSFENNFSIHSFLASLLEGNTAPSVNITYKQNKKCPQCGSTYNDFKETGRLGCNICYETFSDMLTPLIRRIQGNTVHVGKVPKRSGASIRLRNELKSLKDKLQQLVVQEEFEEAAKIRDDIRRLEGEIDRM, from the coding sequence ATGATTTGTGAAGAATGTAAGAGTAAGGATTCAACGGTACATATGACTAAGTTTATAAATGGTAAAAAAGAAGAAATAAACTTATGTGAGGAATGTGCAAAGAAAAAGGAAATATCAAGTTTTGAAAATAATTTCTCAATACACAGTTTTTTAGCAAGCCTATTAGAAGGGAATACAGCTCCAAGTGTAAATATTACATATAAACAAAATAAAAAATGTCCGCAGTGCGGATCTACATATAATGATTTTAAAGAAACTGGACGATTAGGGTGTAATATATGTTATGAGACTTTTAGTGACATGCTTACCCCTTTAATTAGAAGGATACAAGGTAACACTGTTCATGTTGGTAAAGTTCCTAAAAGATCAGGTGCTTCTATTAGGTTGAGGAATGAATTAAAAAGCTTAAAAGACAAATTACAACAGTTAGTGGTGCAAGAGGAGTTTGAAGAGGCAGCAAAGATAAGAGATGATATTAGACGCCTTGAAGGTGAAATTGATAGGATGTAG
- the fusA gene encoding elongation factor G, whose product MKGYQADHIRNIAFLGHGGCGKTTLAEAVLYSAKLTNRMGRVEDGNTISDFDKEEASRSISISTSIIPIEWQNYKINLLDTPGYFDFIGEVQSALKAAGGTVILVDATSGVEVGTEKAWDLIADSKKPTFIFINKMDRENANFDKVLNDLREKFGKKIAPFQIPLGENENFVGNINVVKMIAREYNGKDCIEKPIPEALLPQAESIRELLLESVAESDESLLEKYFSGEVFTKQEIHDGLRKGVINGDIVPVLCGASMKNIGTHTLLDMLIDYSPSPMDMPSKKGTNPYTDQIVERTLEPNQPFSAQVFKTVVDPYVGKISILKVISGKLTSDTEVLNSNKDEKEKIASLFLLRGKNQIDIKEISAGDIVAVAKLQHTSTGDTLCSVNHPVVFSNIDFVKPQLALSVEPKAKGDEEKISSGLQRLSEEDPSFLFERNPETKQTLIFGQGELHIKIITSKLKNKFGVDVELKDPKVPYRETIKGKSDVQGKHKKQSGGHGQYGDVKIRFEPAANDFEFAEEIFGGSVPKSYIPAVEKGLKDCLEAGVLAGYPVVNLKATLYDGSYHDVDSSEMAFKIAASLAFKKGMESAKPVLLEPIVKVSVIVPEEYMGDVMGDLNKRRGRILGMEPQPKGMQLIIAEAPQSEMFKYATDLRSMTQARGSFTMEFTRYEEVPQMISEKVVDAARAAK is encoded by the coding sequence ATGAAAGGGTATCAAGCTGACCACATTAGAAACATTGCTTTTTTAGGACATGGAGGTTGTGGTAAAACAACATTGGCAGAAGCAGTTCTATATTCGGCAAAATTGACTAATCGTATGGGCAGAGTTGAAGATGGAAATACAATTTCTGATTTTGATAAAGAAGAAGCTTCAAGAAGTATATCCATTAGTACATCCATTATCCCTATAGAATGGCAGAATTATAAAATTAACCTTCTAGACACCCCTGGATATTTTGACTTTATTGGAGAAGTGCAAAGTGCATTAAAAGCCGCTGGTGGAACAGTTATTTTAGTAGATGCCACAAGTGGAGTAGAAGTAGGAACAGAAAAAGCCTGGGACCTTATTGCAGATAGTAAAAAGCCTACTTTTATATTTATTAATAAGATGGATCGTGAAAATGCTAACTTTGATAAGGTATTAAATGATTTAAGAGAAAAGTTTGGCAAAAAAATTGCTCCATTTCAAATTCCCCTTGGAGAAAATGAAAACTTTGTAGGCAATATTAACGTTGTAAAAATGATAGCTAGGGAATATAACGGGAAGGATTGTATAGAAAAGCCTATTCCAGAAGCACTATTGCCTCAAGCAGAATCAATTCGAGAGCTATTATTAGAATCAGTTGCTGAAAGTGATGAATCCTTATTAGAAAAATACTTTTCAGGCGAAGTCTTTACCAAACAAGAAATACATGACGGACTTAGAAAAGGTGTTATTAACGGTGATATAGTTCCAGTTCTTTGTGGAGCCTCTATGAAAAATATAGGCACTCATACCTTACTAGATATGTTAATAGATTACTCTCCATCACCTATGGATATGCCTTCAAAGAAGGGAACAAATCCTTATACAGACCAAATCGTAGAACGCACTCTAGAACCAAATCAGCCTTTCTCTGCACAAGTGTTTAAAACAGTTGTCGATCCCTATGTAGGTAAAATCTCTATTTTAAAAGTCATTTCAGGAAAACTTACATCAGATACTGAAGTATTAAATTCAAATAAAGATGAAAAAGAAAAAATTGCTTCCTTATTTTTATTAAGAGGAAAAAATCAAATTGATATAAAAGAAATTTCAGCTGGGGATATTGTAGCTGTTGCTAAACTTCAGCATACAAGTACTGGAGATACTTTATGTAGTGTTAACCATCCAGTTGTGTTTAGTAATATAGATTTTGTTAAACCACAACTTGCTTTAAGTGTTGAACCAAAAGCAAAAGGTGATGAAGAAAAAATAAGTTCTGGACTTCAGCGTCTATCAGAAGAAGATCCTTCTTTCTTATTTGAAAGAAATCCTGAAACTAAACAAACTCTTATATTTGGTCAAGGAGAGTTACACATTAAAATCATTACAAGTAAACTTAAAAATAAGTTTGGAGTAGATGTTGAGCTTAAAGATCCTAAAGTACCTTACCGTGAAACAATTAAGGGTAAATCAGATGTTCAAGGAAAACATAAAAAACAATCTGGAGGCCATGGACAATATGGAGATGTCAAAATTCGTTTTGAACCTGCTGCTAATGACTTCGAGTTTGCAGAAGAAATATTTGGAGGATCTGTTCCTAAGTCTTATATACCAGCAGTAGAAAAAGGACTAAAAGATTGCTTAGAAGCAGGAGTACTTGCTGGTTATCCTGTAGTAAACCTTAAAGCTACACTGTATGATGGATCATATCATGACGTAGATTCATCCGAAATGGCATTTAAAATTGCTGCATCATTAGCTTTCAAAAAAGGTATGGAATCAGCTAAACCTGTATTACTGGAACCTATTGTAAAAGTGAGTGTTATTGTTCCTGAAGAATATATGGGAGATGTAATGGGAGATTTAAACAAACGTAGAGGTAGAATTTTAGGCATGGAGCCACAACCAAAGGGAATGCAATTAATAATTGCAGAAGCTCCTCAATCTGAAATGTTTAAATATGCTACCGACTTAAGATCAATGACTCAAGCAAGAGGTAGCTTCACAATGGAATTTACACGCTATGAAGAAGTGCCTCAAATGATTAGTGAAAAAGTAGTAGATGCTGCTAGGGCCGCTAAATAG